From a region of the Desulfonatronum sp. SC1 genome:
- a CDS encoding ABC transporter permease, translated as MDFLTQSIIEAFRMIWSLDPEMYFIVYVSLYVSFFSTIIASILGVPLGFLIAVKQFRGKRAVITILNTMLALPTVVIGLLVYAFLSRRGMLGHLGLLYTPKAIIIGQVILILPWVATFTMAAVSRIDERYRRTALTLGANALQAALAVAREARFGILAAIIAAFGRVIAEIGIAMMLGGNIKGFTRTMTTAMALEHNKGEFVLAVALGIVLLAVSLIMNVALQLVQGKYGDNR; from the coding sequence ATGGATTTCCTCACCCAAAGCATCATCGAAGCCTTCCGGATGATCTGGTCCCTGGACCCGGAAATGTACTTCATTGTCTACGTCTCCCTGTACGTCAGCTTCTTCTCCACGATCATCGCCTCGATCCTGGGCGTACCGCTTGGCTTTCTGATCGCGGTGAAACAGTTCCGGGGCAAGCGGGCCGTGATCACGATTTTGAACACCATGCTGGCCCTGCCCACGGTGGTCATCGGGTTGTTGGTCTACGCATTCCTGTCCCGGCGAGGCATGCTCGGCCATCTCGGCCTGCTCTACACGCCCAAGGCCATCATCATCGGCCAGGTGATCCTGATCCTGCCCTGGGTGGCCACGTTCACCATGGCCGCGGTCAGCCGGATCGACGAGCGCTATCGCCGCACGGCCCTGACCCTGGGCGCGAATGCCCTGCAAGCGGCCCTGGCCGTGGCCCGGGAAGCCCGCTTCGGCATCCTGGCCGCGATCATCGCCGCATTCGGTCGGGTCATCGCGGAAATCGGCATCGCCATGATGCTCGGCGGCAACATCAAGGGCTTCACCCGAACCATGACCACGGCCATGGCCCTGGAGCACAACAAGGGCGAATTCGTGCTGGCCGTGGCCCTGGGCATCGTTCTGTTGGCCGTGAGCCTGATCATGAACGTGGCCCTGCAACTGGTGCAAGGCAAGTACGGGGATAATCGATGA
- a CDS encoding ABC transporter ATP-binding protein has translation MSLYALHNVRQVFEGRTVLDIEALELAAGGSYALLGPNGSGKTTLLHVLAFLRPPVLGDVLFQGSRVEWRDSILTALRRKVVLVDQHPIMFSTTVLKNVEYGPRMRGVSARERHNVAKECLERVGMSAFAHRPAHLLSGGETQRVAIARAMACRPEVMLFDEPTASVDVENQAVIDGVIRELRKEQSISIIFSTHKRLEAARLAEERIFLFEGRLTGPGGENLLSCDIVQGNRGTVCVVGDNVALPVQTSRSGPGRVFIKPELIRLIPIDAAHEESSEQGHVGEILQMTAEGRNIKVLLDIGVPLRTLLSKDDARRLGVMVGEKVRVRIDPEAIELAG, from the coding sequence ATGAGTCTGTACGCGTTGCACAACGTACGGCAGGTTTTTGAAGGCCGGACCGTGTTGGATATCGAGGCCCTGGAGCTTGCCGCCGGGGGCAGCTACGCCCTGCTGGGGCCCAATGGTTCGGGCAAGACCACTTTACTGCACGTTCTGGCTTTTTTGCGTCCGCCGGTGCTCGGGGACGTCTTATTTCAGGGCAGCCGCGTGGAGTGGCGGGACAGCATCCTGACCGCATTGCGTCGCAAGGTGGTGCTGGTGGATCAGCATCCGATCATGTTTTCCACCACGGTGCTCAAGAACGTGGAATACGGCCCCAGGATGCGCGGTGTATCCGCCCGCGAGCGGCACAATGTCGCTAAGGAGTGCCTGGAACGCGTGGGCATGTCGGCCTTTGCCCATCGCCCGGCCCACCTGCTGTCCGGCGGCGAGACCCAGCGCGTGGCCATTGCCCGGGCCATGGCCTGCCGTCCGGAGGTGATGCTCTTCGACGAGCCCACGGCCAGCGTGGACGTGGAGAACCAGGCCGTCATCGACGGGGTGATTCGTGAACTGCGCAAGGAGCAGAGCATTTCCATCATCTTCTCGACGCACAAGCGTTTGGAAGCAGCCAGACTGGCCGAGGAACGGATATTTCTGTTTGAAGGCCGGCTTACGGGACCAGGCGGCGAAAATCTCCTTTCCTGCGATATAGTCCAAGGAAACCGAGGAACGGTCTGCGTTGTCGGCGACAACGTCGCCCTGCCCGTGCAAACGTCGCGCTCCGGCCCGGGGAGGGTCTTTATCAAACCTGAACTGATCAGACTTATCCCCATTGATGCCGCTCACGAAGAATCGTCCGAGCAGGGACATGTCGGCGAAATATTGCAGATGACCGCGGAAGGTCGAAACATCAAGGTGCTCCTGGATATCGGCGTTCCCCTTCGAACCTTGCTGAGCAAGGATGACGCCAGGCGGCTCGGCGTCATGGTCGGGGAAAAAGTGCGCGTGCGTATTGATCCGGAAGCGATAGAGCTGGCCGGATGA
- a CDS encoding molybdate ABC transporter substrate-binding protein: protein MKNKQLTFFLMAALFLIPMQVKAEQVNLYAAGSLRAALGDVAKAFEAEIGNQVATEFGPSGLLRQRIEQGEAAHVFASANMEHPQNLVGQGQKGPVALFTRNNLCALAQPGQTVTTATLLDVMLDPAVRVGTSTPKADPSGDYAFELFGKADQLKSGSTAILTAKALLLTGGPDSPKAPEGRNLYAWVMDEQKADVFLTYCTNAVLAKKELSGLQIISIAPELSVGADYGLLVLDGASQEAWRLALFILSPEGQKILGDYGFVVGGLPAKP, encoded by the coding sequence ATGAAAAACAAGCAGCTTACGTTCTTCCTCATGGCGGCCCTTTTTCTCATCCCCATGCAGGTCAAGGCTGAACAGGTCAATTTGTACGCCGCCGGCAGTCTGCGGGCCGCCCTTGGCGACGTGGCCAAGGCGTTCGAAGCCGAGATCGGGAATCAGGTCGCGACGGAATTCGGCCCCTCCGGGCTGCTGCGCCAGCGCATCGAACAGGGCGAAGCCGCCCACGTCTTCGCCTCCGCGAACATGGAACACCCGCAAAATCTGGTCGGCCAAGGGCAAAAGGGACCGGTTGCCCTGTTCACCCGAAACAATCTGTGTGCCCTGGCTCAACCGGGACAGACCGTCACAACGGCCACCCTGCTGGATGTGATGCTTGATCCCGCCGTGCGGGTGGGCACGTCCACGCCCAAGGCCGACCCTTCCGGGGACTATGCCTTCGAGCTGTTCGGCAAGGCCGACCAGCTCAAGTCCGGCAGCACGGCCATCCTGACGGCCAAGGCCCTGCTGCTCACCGGCGGCCCGGACAGCCCCAAGGCCCCGGAAGGCCGCAATCTCTACGCCTGGGTCATGGATGAACAAAAGGCGGACGTTTTCCTGACCTACTGCACCAACGCCGTGCTGGCCAAGAAGGAGCTTTCCGGGTTGCAAATCATCTCCATCGCCCCGGAACTGTCCGTGGGCGCGGACTACGGCCTGCTCGTCCTGGATGGCGCTTCACAGGAGGCTTGGCGGCTGGCACTGTTCATCCTGTCGCCCGAGGGTCAGAAAATCCTTGGAGACTATGGGTTCGTGGTCGGCGGTCTTCCAGCCAAACCGTAG